The Gloeobacter morelensis MG652769 genome contains the following window.
GGCACCAAGGTGCGGGTGGCGGGCGAGGGCAGCAGCCGGGGCGATTTGTTTCTGGTCGTCAAGCTCAAGGCCCACCCATTTTTTGCGGTCGATGGCGACGATTTGCTCTGTGAAGTGCCCCTGACCCCCGCCGAGGCGGCCCTCGGCACCAAAGTCGAAGTGCCGACCCTCACCGGCCGCGTGCGGGTGACGATCCCGGCTGGCACCTCCACCGGCCGCACCTTGCGCCTCGCGGGCCGCGGTCTGCCGCGCCGGGGGGGCAGCCGGGGCGATCAGTTGGTCAAAATCCGCATCGAGGTGCCGACGGCACTGTCCTCGGAGGAGCGCGACCTGTACGAGAAGCTCTCCCGCACCGAGTCCTTTCGTCCCCGCGCCCGCTTCGACAGCCAGTAAACCATGCCTCCCAAGCTCTCCTCGCCCCCGGATCCCCGCTCGCCCGTCTACCGCGCCCTGCGCGACAAGATCAACTTTGCCCTGCACGTGGGCGTCTTTGCCGCCGTCAACTCGGGGGTGGCGTTTTTCGCGCGCTTCTACAACGCCGAGTGGCCCTGGCAGGGGTGGCTTCTGGGATTTTGGGCGCTCGCCCTGGTGGCCCACGGCATCTACGTCTTTGGAATTGCGCGCTACAGCGAGACTTGAGGATTGCCGCCTTAGAATGGGTCTTGGTTAACGAGGTTTCGCAACACCCATGACCCGCATCCTTGCTCTCAATCCCGGCGGCATCGGGGACCAGGTGCTCTTTTTTCCGACCCTGCGGGGACTGCGCGAGCGCTTCGCCCAGTCGCGCATCGAGGTTGTCGTCGAACCCCGTTCGCAGGGCGCCTACCGGGTGTGCCCGAGTGTCAACGAAACGCTGACCTTTGACTTTAAGGCCGACCCGAGTCTGGCGGACTGGATGAATCTGATCGGCATCCTGCGCGATCGGCGCTACGACGCGGTGCTCTCGGTGGGCAGTTCCAGCCTCGTCGCTCTGCTGTTGTGGATGACCGGCATCCCGAAGCGGGTGGGCTACAGCGCCTGGATCACCGAACGGTTTTTGACCGACTCGGTGCCGCTAAACCGCGATCAGTACGCGGCGCACATGTACCACGACCTGCTGCAGGGTTTTGGCATCCAGCGCGCCTTCACCCCGCCCCAGGCTGCAGTCAACTCCGAGGACGAGCGCTGGGCCACCCAGGCCCTCGCCTCGCTGGGCGGGCGCAAGCCCCTGTTGTTGCACCCGGGGGCCAGCAAGCTCGCCGAACTGAAGGGTATCCGCAAGCTCTACCCCGCCGCCCAATGGGCGCAGGTGGCGCAGAAACTGCTCGTCAAAGAAGCGGACCTGCCGTTCTATGTCGTCCAGGGGCCGGACGACAGCGAACTGGTGACGGCCATCAAGGGTGAACTGGCGGATCAGGCCCGCTTTATCCAGCCCCCGGACGTCGGTAAGCTCACCGCCCTCATCGAGCGCTCGCGCCTGCTGTTGTGCGTCGACTCGGCGCCGATGCATCTGGCAGTAGCCACCGGCACGCCCCTGGTGGCTCTGTTTGGCCCCACCCTGCCCACCAAGCTGCTGCCGGAGGAGCCCAAGTACGTCCCACTCGTTTCGCCCGAGCGCGACAAAGTCGAGCGCATCCCGGTCGAAACGGTGGCCGCCGCGGCCATCAAGCTCCTGGCCAAAACGCCGGCCGCCTGAGAGCCAATTGGGGGTGGACAATGGAGCTAAGCGGGCTCGAACCGCTGACCTCCGCAATGCCATTGCGGCGCTCTACCAGCTGAGCTATAGCCCCAGACGTGCATTTTCCATACTTACACAGACGTCAATGGGCCGTCAACGTCCAACTGCCACCCACTGCTGCCCGATGATCACCATTGCACCCGCCGACTACCGGGCCAACGTGCTCTGCACCCTGCAGATGACCCCGACTATCTGGTCGATTTACCTGGCGCTCGAAGGAGAGGCGTCCTTTCGATTCCTGCCCGGTCAGGCGGTCTGGCCGCGCTTCGAGCGCGAGGGCCGCATCTTCACCAAGATTTATTCGATTGCCTCCAGTCCCGCGCTGGTGCCGGAGATTGAACTGTGCATCTCCCGGGTGGGCTGGGCCTCCAATTTTATGTGCCAGCTCAAACCCGGCGATACCATCGAGTTGCGCGGTCCCTACGGCATGATGACCCTCGAATCGGTGCCCGAGCGCGATGTGGTCTATGTCGCCGAGGGCTCGGGGATCGCACCCATCAAATCCCATATCGAGTGGCTGTTTGCGCAGGAAGACCCACCCAACGTCTGGCTTTTTTATGGCGGCAACGACCCGGGCGAGATTGCCTACCATGCGCTCTGGAAGGACCTGGCTGCCCACAATCTCAAGTTTCGCTATATTCCGACGGTACGCACCGGGGCCGGCGAAGAATTCGAGCCGGGCAGCGCCGAGGAGGCCGTAGCCGCCTTTATCAAACGCCCCGAGGCGCTGCAGGTCGATATTTGCGCCGTCGAAGACCGGGTGGACGAAATCAAACGAGCACTGCTGGAGCAGGGCTTCGACCCGGCCCACCTGCGCACGGAGCGATTCTGCTCTTACTGAGCTCGAGCACCGCGACGCACTTGCCGGCTTGGGTGCTTTGAGTGCCGGGGCTCTCTGTGCCCAAATCGCCGCGGTCTGCGCACAGGAGGGGTCAGTGGGTACAGAGCCAGGCGTGGAAGATCGCAGCCTCGCGCTGCTTGCCGATCCAGCGCGCCCGATTCTGACCGGTCAGGGCAATCACCATCGCCTGGTGCTGCCCGGCGCGGTCACCGATCGCTTCGAAGTGCCGGTAGAGCGCATCGATCTTGGCCACCGAAGCGCGGGCCGCTTCGAGGTCTTTAAAAGACAGCACACCCCGGAAGTAGGGCGAGTAAGCGTTCTGGTCCTTGGCGGTCGTGGTGTACAGGTCGAAGTAACCCTCCAGCAATCCCGCCTGGGCGAGCACCTGGGCCACGTAGGAAGGACGGGCCTCGGTGTGGGCGGCGATCTCGACAGGATCGCGCAGGCCGGAGTCGAACCATTCCAAGATCCGGGCTTTCTTGGTGCGAGCAGGAAGTTTTTGCGATCTGTCCCTCGCTTCGCTTGTCAATCCCGTTGGGAATTCCAGGATTTCTTCCTTTGCCATTTGAAAATACCTGTCCAGAAAAATGTGTGCGGGCTTACGGGTCTTTTTACGGCGAGAAGACGAAATCAAGGGGCTGCTGAAACGCAAGAAACTACCGTATGCCTCTTCCTTTATTATCGCAAATCAACTGCCCATCAAACAGGGACAATTGGACTTGAGAATATCTATACAGCATATTGCTGTTTTCGCGATAGACTTTAGCTTTGGCAGCTGTCCTCTGCACCGCGGCAGAATCCGGATGATCCCGGCGAGGCAACTGCAGGCAAGATGTAAACATGGCAAAAAACAAGCGAACTTCCCAGACTCCGGGTCAGATCCCCCTGAGCTTGCCGCCTGTCGGACCCAACCAGGTGGTCCGCCTTGCGCCCCAGGCGGTGCTCGCAGCCGGTAACCGTGTGCGCATCGTCGACTGCCGCAGTGCCTCCGAGCGGCGGCTGATGGCGATGGCGGGCGCAGTCCCCTTCGATGCGCGCAACTTCGAAATCAACAATCCCAACAAGCGTGTACCGGTGGTGTGCGTGAGTTGGCTGGGAGGGCGCAGTTTGGTGGCTGCTTACCGGTTGGCCAAACAGGGCTACACGGCCTACGACCTTAAAGGCGGTATGGCGGCCTGGAAAACAGCCGGTTACCCGACAATTCGCGCTTTGTGACGGCGGCTGCCTAGTGCTGGGGCGTAGGCCCATGGAATCTTGGGCTGAACATCATTGCGGCTGGGCGAGCTTCAAGACAATCTTGTAAGCTTCGCGGATCTCCGTGGCCACATCCACCAGTTCCTTGGCGCATTCAGCGCGAGCGGTCTCCTGCCCGGCTGTGAACCAACCGGCCGAACGCTCCCGTAGCGCGTCGAGCTTGCGGATTTGGGCGTGCAGGATGCGGGCGGCGTTGCGGTGCGGCTCCGGCAGCGACGGCAAAAACGTTTCTTCGAAGTGGCGCGTCAGGTCAGCATGGATTGGCATGGCGAATTTTGTGAGCGTTTCATCACTAATGGCAAAGTCCTCCGGCAAGTACAGTAGCAACGAATACGGACTACCCGCCGCCGGGGGTGGGTCAATGGCGCCACACGCCCCGCCCCGCCAAGGAGGATGCCTACATGCGCAGGATTGTCGTCGCCGCTTTGCTCTGGATGGGCTTAGCCGCCCCGGCCTTGGCCGCCCCGCTCAAAATCGGCTACAGCGCCTGGCCGGGCTGGTTCCCCTGGAAGGTGGCCGAAGCAAAGGGCCTGTTTGAGAAAAACGGCGTCGAGGTGCAGATGGTCTGGTTCGAGGGGTACGCCGACTCGATTACCGCCCTGGTGGCGGGCAAGCTGGACGCCAACTGCCAGACGCTCAACGATACGATCGCCCCCGTCGCCGCCGGGGCGAAACTCAAAGTCGTCCTCACCAACGACAACTCCGCGGGCAACGATCAGATCATCGTCAAAAAAGCGATTGCCTCCATCAAAGATCTCAAAGGCAAAAAGCTCGGCGCCGAACTGGGCACAGTGGACCACTATCTGTTGCTGTTGGGTCTGCAAAAAGAAGGACTCACCCAAAAGGACATTCAATTTACGCCCATCGAAACCGGTGCCGCCGCCGCCGCCTTCGCCGCCGGTCGCCTCGATGGGGTCGGGGTGTTTGCCCCCTTTACCACCAAGGCCCTGAGCACCGGCAGAGGAAAAGTACTCTTCAGCTCCAAAGAATTTCCCGGCGCCATCTCCGATCACCTGGTGCTGCGCGATGAGGTGGTCAAAGCCCGCCCGGCCGATATCCAGAAAGTTGTCAAGACCTGGTTTGATACCCTCGACTACATCCAGAAGCACCCCGAAGAATCGCTGCAGATCATGGCCAAGCAGGCGGGTACGAGCGTGGCGGACTACAAGTCCTACGACAGCGGCACGCGCATCTTTGGTCTTGAGCAGAACCTTGCCACTTTCGCTCCCGAGACCAAAGACCCGGTCAACTTGCGCTACCAGTCGAAGATCATCGCCGACTTTTTGGTCAAAGCGGGTCTTGCTAAAACCAAACCCGATACCGCCGCGCTCTTTGAGGACAAGTTCGTCAGGGCGCTGAAGCCATAAGCTTGCCGCACCAGAAAAGACAAACGATTCTTCCTGGTGCGGGTGTTCGCTCCCATGGGCTCAAGCCGCAACCGGGTAGCGGCGCAAGCCCGGCAGGGTAAGACCCACCAGCACCAGCAGCGGTGCGGCCAGCCCGACGAGTCCCGGCAGCACGCGGCCTGCGACATCGTCCGTCGATTCTTCTGCAAAGCGAAACTTTGGCAGGCGACCGATCTCGGCGGCGGCAACGGTCTGCTGCCGAAAGATACGCGGCACGAAGTACGCCTGCCAGGTGCGGTGGTAGCGGTCGACTTGCGCTTGGAAGTGGCGGTAGCGGCCGAGGCCGGTGCCGGCCAGGTCGTTGAAGGCTTCCTGGGCGACGATGGCGGGGGAAAGATAGCGGTAGCGCTCCACCAGGGCCTGCTGGGCCAGCAACTGCCGGTCGTAGCGCTCCAGAACCGGGGCAATCGCCTTGTCGACCGTTTCGCGCACAGCCGTACTGCGCAGGGCAAAACTGCCCGGATCGATTCGGCTATCCTTGGGGGCCAGTTCGGGGTGATCTTCGTAGTAGCGCGCCAGCAGGCGGCTACCCTGGGCGTTGGCGGCATTGGTCGCCTCGCGGATGGCCTGGATGAGTTCGACGCGCGAAGGGACCGGGCTTGCGGTGCTCACCGCCACATTGACCACCGCCGGGACGATCACGACAAACAGCAGCCACAGCCCCACCAGGACAACGGCGTTGGTGGGGGTGCGGCCCCCCGCGGCGTTGACGGCGACGGCCAGGGCGAACCAGAACACGCCGTACAGGATGACCACGAGCACCCACAGCCCCAGGCGCACCCGGACGCCGGGATCGCCTAGATCGGCGCCGCCCAGGACCGCCCCCGCCAGCGACAGCACCGCCGCGAGGGCAATCACCATCCCACCGCGCACCAGCACCTTGCCCAGTACGAGCATCGGCAGGCCCACCGGCTGGGAGAGCAGCAGCGCCAGGGTACCCTCGTCGCGCTCGCCGGAAAGCAGGTTGTAGCCCAGCGCCAGGATGCACAGTGGCAAAAGATAGATAATCACAAAGGCAAGATCGAAGCGGCCCGCCAGCAGATTGGTGGGGTTCTCCAGTTCGTTGTTCTGGATGAACGTTTGTTTGTTGAGGGTGCTGACTTTGAAATAGTAGGGGTAGAGATCGCTCTGGCCGACGGCGAGGGGGGCGAGCGGTCCCGGCGGCAAAGTGGCGTAGCGGGTGCCTTTGTTGTTGCCGACGGTGCGCGGCTGGCGCGGATCGGCGAAGGCGTCGCCTGTAAATCGCACCTTGCCCGATTCGATGTCGGCGATGGCCGACTGCAGCTTGTCCAGGCGGGTGATTTCTTCTTGCTGGGCTTGCGCCAGAGTCTGCCGCTGAAATTGCACCCAGCCGGTGCCGTTGATGAGGCCGTAGGCCACCAGCAGGGCAAACAGCCCCCCCACCGCCCAGACGACCCGCTCGGCCATCAGGTTGCGCCATTCGTGCTTGAGGATGGAAGCGAGCATCAGCCGGTCACCCGCAGGCGGGCGGCAGCAAAAACAGCCACAGCGGCGGCCAGGACGATCCACAATCCCAGGCCCAAAAAACTCAAGCTCTGTTGGGCCAGCACCCAGCCCAGGGACGGGGTGGTGTACTGAAAGTCGGAAACCGAGCGATAGTCTGCAGCCGTAGCCCGGTAGCCGTCGTCTTTGTTGCGGGTCATCGCTTCGTTCATCGTCTTGATGAGCCCCCGACGATACTGCTCGGCGGCGGTGGCAAAGTGGCGGTGCTGGGCAAAGTCGGTGCCCGACAATCCCATCGAGAGCGAGCGCACCGCCAGTAGCGGCGCTATGAACCCGCCCAGTTGGTGCACGGCGTTCTGCTCTTCGAAGCGCTGCCACAGTTCACCGAAGCGGCGGTCGTAGACCCGGTAGCCGTACTCTTCGCCCTCCTGCAGGGCGATACCCGCAAAATTGACGGGCAAATCTTCAATCCGGCGGACAGCGTACTGCTGGAGTACGCGCTTTTCGAGGGCGGCGCGGCGGGCATCCTGGCTGTTGTGGCTGTCGATGCCGCCCGCCAGATCGGTGGCGACCGCCTCGGCGAAGGTCAGGGCGGAAGGGAGCGGGTACAGCCCGCGGGCCAGGTCGGTGACCAGGCGCGGAGCGACCAGACCCTGCACGATCCAAAAGCCCAAAAGCGCCACCAGCGCCAGCCTGGCCGATTTGGCCCAGGCGGAGGCCGCGAGGCAGACCCCCACAAACAGCAAGTAGTACCCCAGGTAGGCGGCACTCAACAGCGCCAACCGGGGCAGGCTGGCTGCGAGTCCCCCCGGACCGGCGGCCAGAGCCAGGGCACCGACCCCCAGGATCGTGGCAGGCACCAGTAACAGGCCAAGGGCCACGAGCATGCCGAGGGCTTTGCCCAGGGCGAGCGTCGGCGCAGGAACCCCAAGGCTCAACAGTTGCCGCAACGTTCCCTGCTCGCGCTCACCGGCAAACGCCCCGAACCCGAGCAGAATAATCACCAGCGGCAGCAGCAGTTGCAACACCGTGGCGGCGGTCAACTCACCAAAGCGCTGCACCGCCGTCGCATCCTGGGCGGGGCGGTAGCGAAAATCGTTTTGTTTGTGCGCTTCGAGCCACACCGCCACTCCCACATAGTCGTCCACCCCCTGATCGACAAACGACAGCGGCAATTTGGGCTTGAAGGCGTAGACCCCGTAGTGGGCGGCGGAGTGGGGATTTTTGGGCTCCTGGGCGAGCCACTGCGCTCGGGTGGTGCGCTGGGCGGCTGCGTGCTGGGCGCTCACGTCGCTGTAGTGCTTCCAGCCCATCAACAGCGAGACCACAAGCAGCCCCAGTACGACGACCGCCCCGGCCCGGAAGCGTCCGTCGCGCACCATCTCCAGGTACTCTTTGCGGGCAATGCGCCAGATCACCGCCGCACCTCCCGCACCCCGCCACCTGCCGCAGCGACCGCCATACTCTCCAGATACAGCCGCTCCAGTTGCTCGTAGCCGAGGTCTTCGGTACGGGCGGTCGCCACCAGCCGACCGGCATTCATGATTCCGACGCGCGTCCCCGCTTCTTTGGCCCGAAACAGGTCGTGGGTGGCCATCAGCACCGCCACCCCCTGCCGGCTCAGTCGCCCCAGCAACTCCGAAAACTCGTTGCTCGCCTTTGGATCGAGACCCGAAGTCGGCTCGTCCAACAGAAGCGCCTCGGCCTTTTTGGCGATGGCGATGGCGATACCGACTTTTTGGCGCATGCCCTTCGAGTAGGTGCCCACCCGCCGCCCGGCCGACTCCGCCGGTAACCCGACTTGCTCGAAAAAAGCCAGTAGCTCCGGGCGCGTATAGCGATCCTGACCTGCCAGAGCGCTGAAATATTCGAGATTTTCCAGACCGCTCAGGTTGCGGTAGAGCATCACCTGCTCGGGAATGTAGGCCACAAAGCGCTTGGTCTCAAGCGGGTGGCGCTGCACATCAAGACTTTTGATTCGAGCCGTGCCGGCGCTCGGCGCAATGAAGCCCAAAAACAGGCTGATGGTCGTCGTCTTGCCGGCACCATTGGGTCCGAGCAGACAAAAGACTTCGCCCGCCTCGATGCGCAGGTTGAGTCTATCGAGGGACGGGACGGCCGTGCCGTAGTTCTTGGTCAAGTCGACGGCTTCGAGCATGGAGGCTCCCCTGGACAACGGTTGTCGTGATTTGCTTGCAATCTACTCAAGAACGAGAATCGTTGTCAAAGAACCGGATGGTTTTGGCGGGTGCGGCCGACTTTTTCAAAAAACGTCCTGCTGTGCAAAAGTCACAGGCTCAACAAGACTAAGCCTCTGCGCGCAAAAAGTCTGTCCCCCGGGGGGGTATATCCCCAAAGGAGGGGGAAGGGGCACAATCTCCGTGGGCACATTAGAAAAGTTTTAAATTCTATGTCGGTACGCATTCGAACAAAGATTGGTACATACGCATTATTTATGCTGGCGGGCTTGCCGCTTGTCGGTGGGCTGGCGTCCGCCCAGGTCATTCCTACGCGCGACAGCCTTGCCAGACCTTCCCAGGCGGCCCGCGACCTGCTTGCCGCTCCGACCGTAGGGCCCATCGCCCAGGTACCCTCGACTCCCCAACCGGACGCCGCCGATCCGGACGGGGCAACCACTCTGGATGAAACCGTGGTGGAGGGGATGCTCTCCCCCAGGCGATCGACGCCAGTGTTCACGATCACCAAAGAGGACATTCAAAAAAAGGCGGCGGTGAACCTGGCGGAC
Protein-coding sequences here:
- a CDS encoding ABC transporter substrate-binding protein gives rise to the protein MRRIVVAALLWMGLAAPALAAPLKIGYSAWPGWFPWKVAEAKGLFEKNGVEVQMVWFEGYADSITALVAGKLDANCQTLNDTIAPVAAGAKLKVVLTNDNSAGNDQIIVKKAIASIKDLKGKKLGAELGTVDHYLLLLGLQKEGLTQKDIQFTPIETGAAAAAFAAGRLDGVGVFAPFTTKALSTGRGKVLFSSKEFPGAISDHLVLRDEVVKARPADIQKVVKTWFDTLDYIQKHPEESLQIMAKQAGTSVADYKSYDSGTRIFGLEQNLATFAPETKDPVNLRYQSKIIADFLVKAGLAKTKPDTAALFEDKFVRALKP
- a CDS encoding ferredoxin--NADP reductase, with amino-acid sequence MITIAPADYRANVLCTLQMTPTIWSIYLALEGEASFRFLPGQAVWPRFEREGRIFTKIYSIASSPALVPEIELCISRVGWASNFMCQLKPGDTIELRGPYGMMTLESVPERDVVYVAEGSGIAPIKSHIEWLFAQEDPPNVWLFYGGNDPGEIAYHALWKDLAAHNLKFRYIPTVRTGAGEEFEPGSAEEAVAAFIKRPEALQVDICAVEDRVDEIKRALLEQGFDPAHLRTERFCSY
- a CDS encoding ABC transporter ATP-binding protein; translated protein: MLEAVDLTKNYGTAVPSLDRLNLRIEAGEVFCLLGPNGAGKTTTISLFLGFIAPSAGTARIKSLDVQRHPLETKRFVAYIPEQVMLYRNLSGLENLEYFSALAGQDRYTRPELLAFFEQVGLPAESAGRRVGTYSKGMRQKVGIAIAIAKKAEALLLDEPTSGLDPKASNEFSELLGRLSRQGVAVLMATHDLFRAKEAGTRVGIMNAGRLVATARTEDLGYEQLERLYLESMAVAAAGGGVREVRR
- a CDS encoding rhodanese-like domain-containing protein translates to MAKNKRTSQTPGQIPLSLPPVGPNQVVRLAPQAVLAAGNRVRIVDCRSASERRLMAMAGAVPFDARNFEINNPNKRVPVVCVSWLGGRSLVAAYRLAKQGYTAYDLKGGMAAWKTAGYPTIRAL
- a CDS encoding glycosyltransferase family 9 protein; amino-acid sequence: MTRILALNPGGIGDQVLFFPTLRGLRERFAQSRIEVVVEPRSQGAYRVCPSVNETLTFDFKADPSLADWMNLIGILRDRRYDAVLSVGSSSLVALLLWMTGIPKRVGYSAWITERFLTDSVPLNRDQYAAHMYHDLLQGFGIQRAFTPPQAAVNSEDERWATQALASLGGRKPLLLHPGASKLAELKGIRKLYPAAQWAQVAQKLLVKEADLPFYVVQGPDDSELVTAIKGELADQARFIQPPDVGKLTALIERSRLLLCVDSAPMHLAVATGTPLVALFGPTLPTKLLPEEPKYVPLVSPERDKVERIPVETVAAAAIKLLAKTPAA
- a CDS encoding 2TM domain-containing protein, encoding MPPKLSSPPDPRSPVYRALRDKINFALHVGVFAAVNSGVAFFARFYNAEWPWQGWLLGFWALALVAHGIYVFGIARYSET
- a CDS encoding ABC transporter permease is translated as MLASILKHEWRNLMAERVVWAVGGLFALLVAYGLINGTGWVQFQRQTLAQAQQEEITRLDKLQSAIADIESGKVRFTGDAFADPRQPRTVGNNKGTRYATLPPGPLAPLAVGQSDLYPYYFKVSTLNKQTFIQNNELENPTNLLAGRFDLAFVIIYLLPLCILALGYNLLSGERDEGTLALLLSQPVGLPMLVLGKVLVRGGMVIALAAVLSLAGAVLGGADLGDPGVRVRLGLWVLVVILYGVFWFALAVAVNAAGGRTPTNAVVLVGLWLLFVVIVPAVVNVAVSTASPVPSRVELIQAIREATNAANAQGSRLLARYYEDHPELAPKDSRIDPGSFALRSTAVRETVDKAIAPVLERYDRQLLAQQALVERYRYLSPAIVAQEAFNDLAGTGLGRYRHFQAQVDRYHRTWQAYFVPRIFRQQTVAAAEIGRLPKFRFAEESTDDVAGRVLPGLVGLAAPLLVLVGLTLPGLRRYPVAA
- a CDS encoding ABC transporter permease, coding for MIWRIARKEYLEMVRDGRFRAGAVVVLGLLVVSLLMGWKHYSDVSAQHAAAQRTTRAQWLAQEPKNPHSAAHYGVYAFKPKLPLSFVDQGVDDYVGVAVWLEAHKQNDFRYRPAQDATAVQRFGELTAATVLQLLLPLVIILLGFGAFAGEREQGTLRQLLSLGVPAPTLALGKALGMLVALGLLLVPATILGVGALALAAGPGGLAASLPRLALLSAAYLGYYLLFVGVCLAASAWAKSARLALVALLGFWIVQGLVAPRLVTDLARGLYPLPSALTFAEAVATDLAGGIDSHNSQDARRAALEKRVLQQYAVRRIEDLPVNFAGIALQEGEEYGYRVYDRRFGELWQRFEEQNAVHQLGGFIAPLLAVRSLSMGLSGTDFAQHRHFATAAEQYRRGLIKTMNEAMTRNKDDGYRATAADYRSVSDFQYTTPSLGWVLAQQSLSFLGLGLWIVLAAAVAVFAAARLRVTG